The sequence GTCGCAGAGCTGAAATGTGGAGCATCCCGAGGGATTTTTACAAGAAATCAAAAATGCCAAGAACACACGTGTGAGAGTGGCACTACTTTTTGTTCATTTCTGCAAAACATGTAATTTTGATGATTAAATTAAATGTACCACTGTAAGCTTCATATGTGTATGTTATTTATCCGTGTTGCAAATGATTTCCATGTCGGCTATGATATTTAAATTAGGATACAAACACGCCTTATATTGGTTGAAATTGTGCTAGCAAATTTGTAAAATTCTGTGGTGTGATGCAACCTTGAAATACAACGACTTTTTCGTTTAAATGTTATACTAAATGAGATGTTATTCCTACTAACAATTGCATATCAACATCATCTTCAATGAAAAACAATAAACTGCTTTACAATACTCTGAATTCCAGGAATACTTTCCCGCCTCTTTCAGACATCATCATATCACTGTAAAACCTTGTTGATTCGGATAGTTATGACTTCTAGCAAGTACATATTTACTGGATATCATTCAACATAATTATAACTCCACATTCTGAATGTTAGTTCAATCGAATATAGCAATCGCTAACCGTGCTGTTACTCTTCAGTCTCTACAGTGGAAAGATAATAGATGCTGAGGTAACATCAACTCACATATCTGGATAAAAGTCCAATAAAAACATACGAATACCGAATACTTTGACAAATGATCTACGTGATAGACATATTTTACTCACAAGTGCGTGTAGGCCCAGATTCAAAAGCACCCGAAATACAGTCTCCAATTTAAGCACTAATATCAAGGTAAGCAGTATTGTCAAGGTCTATACTGCCTGTGCACTGCATAGGCTACCAGTGTCTTATTCTGAAAACCGGGTGCAGAAAGGAGCTGGTCTACGAAATTAAATGAGACACTAAAACCCGTTTATAAAACGAAATATAGTGATGTTGAGTGTGTAGTTGATATAACCCATACAACGTTGATCTGTATCCTTAAAAAGGAAGTTGAGGTCCGGAAACCACATTTACCCTTTAAACAAGTGGTCCCAACGTAGTTGGATACCATAGTTTCCATGTGTAAATGAAAAGGTGATGCGTTTGCGAAGACGAGATTTAAACGCAATTGTTTCCGAAGTGAAAGGACAacgaaatgtttgcaaataaatGCATATTCATTTACGCTGTCGTCTGACTAAAAAGGATTCACAAgtaattaaaaaaaatctaaaacatgTTCCTGGTTGGTAATCCAatatttcaaaataaaataacaaatcagTCAAGAATTGAACAAGTCTTCGAGGGATGCACCTGTCCTTTCCGTGCGTTGTCTCCAGGCCAAAAAATATACTGTCAGGTATGAAAGCGCCTGTCTCCCGGGACTTCCACCTTTCACTTTCGGAACACCTTTCAAAATCTTTGTATAAAATATCGACACAGATTgcagcatgacagaactctggaTTTCGAGAAGAGGATCGATCAGGAAGAACACTTTATCCCTTTGTCCTTTGAGGAAAACCTATTTTTTCCTGTAATTATACAAAGTACAGGCTGTCTTTCGGAAGTCTGCCTAATTTTGCACCTCGGTTGATAGCGAACAGACAGCGAACTACAGTAGACCTACGATAAAATGGGTTCAATAAGCTTTTGGATGTGCTTGATCCTGACGATTTGCACCTGGCATAAAACCTTCGGATGCACTTGGATGAGGACACTTCCTCCGTCTCGGAGCATGTTCCAAGTGTTCAGCAACAACACCATAACGGTGCTTCGGGAAATGGTAGGAAACTGTAATGTTTATTAACTTGTTCCTGGTCATTGAGCAGTTGTCATCTGTTTAACATTTAATGTGCTGCTGTGTTTCATTTGATTCAGTTACTCGTTTATGTATACAATAGTAATATTGCAAtcgtttgtttttattttttggcATCTCAGGGTCATGTGGTCTCTCGAGAACCTCAGATCACTTTCCCTTACGAGGAATACAGACATGTCGATCATTTCAAGGTAAGACATATGCATAGCCTACACTATTTAAAAGGGGTTTTGGTTCAACGTTTTTTCTCATACTGTAGGCCATATAATTAGGTATTAACTAATATGCAACATTTGCTATACTTTTCTGATATTCATAAGGCATGTACTAATACAAATCACTCTTCTTCTAGGATGACGACAAGATTGTCTTCATTTCGCAAACTCTGAACGCTATAGAGAAATTGTACAGAAGTGATAACTATGATTCTTTCTGGGACCAGAAAGTAGTTGACGAGTTTATGATTGACCTGCATCGCCAGACCTCGGAGCTGGACCAATGTGTAAGTCTATGTGATTTGTGATTTTCTATTAACATTAATGCAAAAAGGCAAACATTATCCTATATTTTTAGATTGCCATATAATGTGATTTAAACGAATCATAACATAACATTAATGACTTATATTTTGTTCCAACAGGTAAAGGCTATAAGAGCTACACTACCAAAATCTGACAAAGGAGTGAACAAAAATATGAGCCTTCACTTCAAATTCCTGAAGAATTACTTGAAACGCGAGGTATGTCAATTTGTCTTACCAAGAGAGTGCATTCACCAAATAAGGATATATTCATATGTGATGACACAACATGTGTCTATTCTAAAATATTACATGTGTGTTTCGTTCATGCAGGAATACAGCGCAAGCGGCTGGGAAGGCATAAGGAAAGTGGTGCTGGCACACATGCTAAGACTAGTCACAATAATATTGACTAACCAATGAGCCTCATGTGTGTGTAGAGATTATTTATTTATACTTCTATTTTTTCAACTATTTATTTACACGGTTATttttatatatgttttatttatttattatgtgaATTCACAACTCTGCGAAGTAAAACACATTTTATACTGAATAATGTATTATGTGCTAGGTATTTTTAGGCTATAGAAAATGTAACAACGTTTTCATGCATTGATTTTTTGTATTTAT comes from Oncorhynchus masou masou isolate Uvic2021 unplaced genomic scaffold, UVic_Omas_1.1 unplaced_scaffold_7032, whole genome shotgun sequence and encodes:
- the LOC135537042 gene encoding interferon a3-like, translating into MGSISFWMCLILTICTWHKTFGCTWMRTLPPSRSMFQVFSNNTITVLREMGHVVSREPQITFPYEEYRHVDHFKDDDKIVFISQTLNAIEKLYRSDNYDSFWDQKVVDEFMIDLHRQTSELDQCVKAIRATLPKSDKGVNKNMSLHFKFLKNYLKREEYSASGWEGIRKVVLAHMLRLVTIILTNQ